From one Sphaeramia orbicularis chromosome 9, fSphaOr1.1, whole genome shotgun sequence genomic stretch:
- the ptrh1 gene encoding peptidyl-tRNA hydrolase isoform X1, with protein MKENIGVSKTCRYLCHLFMKLMNFVTMRGLLTRVIHRVLLSQTFTATMGVEAEIHTQGRRKMVVGLGNPGMDGTRHSVGMAVLGALATRVGVGERWRGDRHVSGDVIVWEAEHGQVVLLRPRLLMNVNGASVARAVSKYGVRPEDVLLVHDELDKPLGKVSLKHGGSARGHNGVRSCVDCLQTDVMPRVRVGIGRPSGSTSVDRHVLGRFSSEEQKVLASVLVQSVDLILSQICPQDSQFPSSAPGGRRPPQKKTQQTQEDASAAAQS; from the exons ATGAAAGAAAACATCGGTGTGAGTAAAACGTGTCGTTAtttgtgtcatcttttcatgaagtTGATGAACTTTGTCACAATGCGTGGACTTTTAACCAGAGTCATACACAGAGTTTTGCTGAGTCAAACGTTCACAGCAACGATGGGAGTAGAagcagaaatacacacacaaggCCGAAGGAAAATG gtggTGGGCCTGGGGAACCCGGGCATGGACGGTACCAGACACAGCGTGGGCATGGCGGTGCTGGGAGCCCTGGCCACCCGGGTCGGCGTGGGCGAGCGTTGGCGCGGCGACAGGCACGTGTCCGGTGATGTCATCGTGTGGGAGGCGGAGCACGGGCAGGTGGTGCTGCTGCGTCCACGTCTGCTGATGAACGTCAACGGGGCGTCGGTGGCCAGAGCAG TCAGTAAATACGGCGTCAGGCCTGAAGACGTCCTGCTGGTCCACGATGAACTGGACAAACCTCTGGGAAAAGTCAGCCTGAAACACGGAGGAAGCGCCAG AGGTCATAACGGCGTGCGGTCGTGTGTCGACTGTCTGCAGACGGAC gtGATGCCCAGGGTTCGGGTGGGGATCGGTCGTCCATCGGGGTCGACGTCGGTGGACCGTCATGTCCTGGGCCGGTTCTCCTCCGAGGAGCAGAAGGTTCTGGCCTCGGTCCTGGTCCAGAGTGTGGACCTGATCCTGTCCCAGATCTGCCCTCAGGACTCGCAGTTCCCCTCCTCAGCACCGGGGGGCAGACGACCCCCACAGAAGAAGACACAGCAGACGCAGGAGGACGCCAGCGCCGCCGCTCAGAGCTGA
- the ptrh1 gene encoding peptidyl-tRNA hydrolase isoform X2: MNFVTMRGLLTRVIHRVLLSQTFTATMGVEAEIHTQGRRKMVVGLGNPGMDGTRHSVGMAVLGALATRVGVGERWRGDRHVSGDVIVWEAEHGQVVLLRPRLLMNVNGASVARAVSKYGVRPEDVLLVHDELDKPLGKVSLKHGGSARGHNGVRSCVDCLQTDVMPRVRVGIGRPSGSTSVDRHVLGRFSSEEQKVLASVLVQSVDLILSQICPQDSQFPSSAPGGRRPPQKKTQQTQEDASAAAQS; the protein is encoded by the exons ATGAACTTTGTCACAATGCGTGGACTTTTAACCAGAGTCATACACAGAGTTTTGCTGAGTCAAACGTTCACAGCAACGATGGGAGTAGAagcagaaatacacacacaaggCCGAAGGAAAATG gtggTGGGCCTGGGGAACCCGGGCATGGACGGTACCAGACACAGCGTGGGCATGGCGGTGCTGGGAGCCCTGGCCACCCGGGTCGGCGTGGGCGAGCGTTGGCGCGGCGACAGGCACGTGTCCGGTGATGTCATCGTGTGGGAGGCGGAGCACGGGCAGGTGGTGCTGCTGCGTCCACGTCTGCTGATGAACGTCAACGGGGCGTCGGTGGCCAGAGCAG TCAGTAAATACGGCGTCAGGCCTGAAGACGTCCTGCTGGTCCACGATGAACTGGACAAACCTCTGGGAAAAGTCAGCCTGAAACACGGAGGAAGCGCCAG AGGTCATAACGGCGTGCGGTCGTGTGTCGACTGTCTGCAGACGGAC gtGATGCCCAGGGTTCGGGTGGGGATCGGTCGTCCATCGGGGTCGACGTCGGTGGACCGTCATGTCCTGGGCCGGTTCTCCTCCGAGGAGCAGAAGGTTCTGGCCTCGGTCCTGGTCCAGAGTGTGGACCTGATCCTGTCCCAGATCTGCCCTCAGGACTCGCAGTTCCCCTCCTCAGCACCGGGGGGCAGACGACCCCCACAGAAGAAGACACAGCAGACGCAGGAGGACGCCAGCGCCGCCGCTCAGAGCTGA